Proteins co-encoded in one Rhipicephalus sanguineus isolate Rsan-2018 unplaced genomic scaffold, BIME_Rsan_1.4 Seq8931, whole genome shotgun sequence genomic window:
- the LOC119378602 gene encoding tigger transposable element-derived protein 6-like, protein MTGEIFRKWLTDFDKETSTKKRKVLLLLDICSAHHVNAHLRAVKILFLPPDTTAKMQPMDQGVIASFKVHCRRRVIERRLIDIRTADNAVDLKVPLVKAVFFASGAWRDVKSETILHCFEKAGFSRGSSAAEEITPEADIDAAAADGGAAVTSLGQL, encoded by the coding sequence atgacggggGAGATATTCCGGAAGTGGCTGACAGACTTTGATAAGGAAACGTCCACGAAGAAGCGCAAAGTGCTGCTCTTGCTGGACATTTGCAGCGCACACCATGTTAACGCACATCTGAGAGCTGTCAAGATACTTTTTCTGCCTCCGGACACAACCGCCAAgatgcagccgatggaccagggagTGATAGCAAGCTTCAAAGTGCATTGTCGCCGCCGTGTCATTGAGCGTCGGCTCATTGACATCCGTACAGCCGACAACGCTGTCGACCTGAAGGTGCCGCTAGTAAAGGCGGTATTTTTCGCAAGCGGAGCCTGGCGGGACGTGAAGTCTGAGACCATTCTTCACTGCTTCGAGAAAGCAGGTTTTTCGCGGGGAAGCAGCGCTGCCGAAGAAATAACACCAGAAGCAGACATTGATGCTGCTGCAGCGGATGGTGGCGCGGCAGTGACGAGCTTGGGGCAGCTGTAG